From the genome of Luteolibacter sp. Y139:
TCGGCGTGTGACACCACGAATCCCGGCGCGGATTTGGCGAAGGTGGCTATGGGGCAGGCTCCTGCCGGCCTGTTCGGTTACTCGGGGATGCTCGGGCGGTACCCGGGCGGGCAGGCCGAGTATCTGCGCGTCCCTCATGCGGACGTTGGTCCCATCAAAATTGAGTCGGACCTTCCGGATGAAAAGGTGGTCTTCCTCTCGGACATTTATCCAACAGGCTACATGGCGGCGGAGAATGCCGGCATTGAGCCCGGCGATACTGTCGCCGTCTGGGGTTGTGGTCCGGTAGGCCAGTTTGCGATCCAATCCGCATGGATGTTCGGCGCAGGGCGGGTAATTGCGATCGACCGCGTGCCGGAGCGTCTTGAAATGGCCCGGGTGCATGGCCGGGCGGAGGTTCTGAATTTCGAGGATGAAAAGATCCACGACCGGCTCATCGAGATGACCGGCGGTCGTGGTCCGGACCGTTGTATCGACGCCGTGGGAGCGGAGGCCCACGGTACCGGCTCACTGGATGCCGTGGTGGATCGGGCCAAACAAGCGATGCATCTTTCCATGGACAGGCCCCATGTTCTTCGTCAGGCAATCATGGCCTGCCGGAAGGCCGGCACCCTTTCCATCCCGGGAGTCTACATCGGGCTGCTCGACAAGATTCCCTTTGGAGCGCTCGTCAACAAGGGTCTGACGGTGCGAACCGGCCAGACCCACGTGCAACGCTACCTGGCACCGCTATTGGAGAAGGTGGAAAACGGTGAGATCGATCCGTCGTTTGTCGTGACCCATCGCATCCCGCTCGAAGGAGCGCCGGACGCTTACGAGAAGTTCCGCAAAAAAGAGGACGGCTGCATCAAGGTCGTTATCAAGCCCGGCATGGCGTCCGAGCAGCGCTCATCCGGTGATATTACCATCAGTTCGGAAATGATTCCGCCTGCGATCGCGCCGCTAGCGTAAGCGAGCGGCAGGGCCGTCATCGCGCTTGGCGCGTTGACGACCCTACGAGTGCAGGGCATCGGGGGACGAGGACAGATTCGTCGAAGGTCCCGCCTCGAACGGGCCGCCGCGCGGATAGGCGATGTAAAGATCCCCCTCACTCTAACATGGCATGTGAGTCTTGAAGAATCGCGCGCCTCCGACGGGATCTGTGTTCAGCTTCACGTGGGACGGGAAGTGTGGCTTGCTGCTCTGGAAGTCGGCAAGGACGCCATACTGAGGAATTTCCGGCCGACCAATGAGGATCCTTTCGAGAGGCACCTTGCTCGCCAATGGTCGTCGACCAACCCCTCCTTTCAGCTCTGGAGATGTATGGCAGGAACCGGATGGTCGCCGGAGCAAGTCGGCTTATTTCAGAAGCGGATCAGGCCTTCCCTTCGTGAAACGCGATCTAATCCCATTTGCGTCGAAGGGGGGTGACGTAAACTGGTCTGCCATGTCAGACGATAAATCGAAAACGGGTGGGCCAGATCGGCAGCGGATCAACACCAGCGAAGAATACGAGGTGCAAGATTGGTCGAAGAAGTTCGGTGTGACAACCGATCAGCTCAAAGACGCCGTTGATAAGGTGGGTCCAATGGCTGACGACGTCAGACGCGAACTTGGCAAGTAGCCTCACGGTACAGCCGCCAGTAAGATCAACTTCATTCGCTGGGTTGCCCGACCAGTTGTTTCATGCCTAGCGATTGTTGAGCGTTGGCGTGCATGCTTGATGAGGCGGCGGCTCCATGTGGGTCATATAGGGCCGAGGAGAGGTAGAATGAGCGCCTCCAAATCGTCTAGTTTCACCGGCTTGACGACATGTCCGTCGAATCCCGCGTCGCGGGTGGCTTTACGATCCGCCAGCCTCCCCCAGCCCGTCAGGGCAATAATGACCGGGGAATTCTGAGGGGACGAACTTCGTATCGCCTTGGCCGCTTGCAGCCCATCCACCCCGGGCATGCCGACATCCATCAGTATCACCTCCGGCCGGCCCCTTTCCGCTAGCTCAATCGCCATTTCGCCCCCGGTGGCCCGGATAACTTCTGCCCCGATCATCTCAAGGAGCATGGCGAGCGACTCCAATGCATCAGCATTATCATCAACCACGAGGACCTTGCGTCCCTTGAGTGGTGCTTGTTCCCGCATCCTGGGTGAGGGGTCTTGGCGATCCTCCTGATCGCCCAGCAGCGGCATTCTTACAGTGAACTCACTTCCTTGGCCGAGGCCCGCGCTTGCAGCTTCCAATACACCGTTCTGAAGTTGCATGAGTGAGCGGGCGAGGTGAAGTCCCAGCCCGAGGCCCTCCTTGGAGGCAGACTTTGAACGCTCGGCTTGAGCAAAAATGTTGAACACCTTCGGCAGGTCATCGGGATCGATGCCGACGCCGTGGTCTTTGATCGTAACCGCAACGTCGCTGCCTTTCAGCTGTGCCACGACCTCAATATCCGATCCACGGGGTGAGAACTTCGAAGCATTCGCGATGACATTTCCGAACACTTGGCTCAGTCGGGTGGCGTCACCCCAAACCCACACCGGTTGATCCGGGAGATCGAGGGTTATCCGTTGCTCCAAAGCCTGGAGCGCGGGGCGTACTGCTTCCGAGGCCAGCTCAATCGTGTTCGACAATTCAACCGGGCCCAGATCCAACGAAAGTTTGTTGCGGGTGATACGCGAGACATCGAGCAAATCATCGACAAGCCGGACCATGTGATTGAGCTGTCTCTCCATCATGGAGCGCACCTTTTCCAATCGTTCAGCATCGCACTCTCCTTCCCTCAACAGTTCAAGACCGGTTCGGACAGGGGCCAACGGGTTGCGGAGCTCGTGAGACAGGAGCGCAATGAAGTCATCCTTTTGACGATCGGCCGCCGCTAGCGCCATAGCTTTCTGCTGAAGTGTTGATTCCATCTCCTTCCGCGCCGTGACGTCCTTTACAACGCCGAACATCCCTGTCGCGTTGCCCTCTTCGTCATACGTTGCACGCCCCTTTGCAGCCACCCAGACCTCGCTGCCGCCCCTCTGAACCCGGTATTCCGCTTCATACTGGGAACGGTCAGCGATCGCTTCGTTGACTTTCCGTGCGGCGACGATGGAGTCATTGGGATTGAGCAGCTCTTGCATGGCTGACCAAGTGATCGAGCGCCCGCTGGCAAGCCCGAATATTTCCGCAGCGCGGGGCGAAAGATCCACGACATCGGTGTTGGCATCCCAACTCCAGTCGCCGAGTTGGGCCGCAGCGAGTGCCAAGCTCAGCCGCTCGGCGGCCTTTTCCAGACCTCGGTTCGAGCGGGCGCGCTCCAGTGATTCCCAGCATCGGTTCACGACAATGGTCACAACTTCGATATCGGCCTGAGTCCAGCATCGCGGGGTGGTTTGATGGACCGCCATGGCCGCAGTGAATTTCCCGCCCTTATGTAGTGGCACACAAATGACCGATCGGATTTGGGTTGCTCGATAGGCTTCCCGGAATCCATCGACCCGCGGGTCCGTGTCCGCGTCTTGTACTACATAGGGCTCATTTGCGAGCATTCGCTCGACACAGGCGGGGCCGAAAGCCGCGACGTCCCATCGTCCGACAATACTCGGGACGGTCGGGCCGAAATCGCCGGTGATATCGAAAACCGCTTCGTTCTCCACCACCGCGTAGGCACATCGGTCCACTTCCATGAACACGGCAAGCATTCTGGCAGACTTAAACATAATCTCGTCCTCGTCTGACAAATGTTGAGTGGCCATCGCCAGTTCCGCCAGAAAGCGATGCCGCTGTTCACTTTGCCGCTGCTTGGCTTCCGTGGCCCGTCTCTCTGATATATCGCGGAATATCAACACGCCTCCAAGGAGCCGACCCAAGCCGTCTCCTATTGGAGCCGCGCTATCATCGATTGGGGTTTCGACACCGTGCTTTGATAGAAGCAGGCTGTGGTTCGCCAGGCCTACGACCTTTTTCTCTTCCAAGGCCCTCAGCACGGGATTGGGGACCAAATCACGAGATGATTCGTTGATGATGGAAAATACATCGGTCACCAGGTGACCTCGCGCATCGTCTACGCTCCAGCCAGTCAATTTGGTCGCCACGCTATTCAAGTACATGACTTTCCCACCGGCGTCGGTAGTGATGACCCCATCTCCGATGCTTTCCAGC
Proteins encoded in this window:
- a CDS encoding zinc-dependent alcohol dehydrogenase; amino-acid sequence: MKAICWHGTGDVRVDTVPDPEILDPKDIIIQVTASGICGSDLHLYDGLMPTMEAGDIIGHEPMGIVVEVGSEVKKFRKGDRVVVPFVIACGCCFFCQKQLYSACDTTNPGADLAKVAMGQAPAGLFGYSGMLGRYPGGQAEYLRVPHADVGPIKIESDLPDEKVVFLSDIYPTGYMAAENAGIEPGDTVAVWGCGPVGQFAIQSAWMFGAGRVIAIDRVPERLEMARVHGRAEVLNFEDEKIHDRLIEMTGGRGPDRCIDAVGAEAHGTGSLDAVVDRAKQAMHLSMDRPHVLRQAIMACRKAGTLSIPGVYIGLLDKIPFGALVNKGLTVRTGQTHVQRYLAPLLEKVENGEIDPSFVVTHRIPLEGAPDAYEKFRKKEDGCIKVVIKPGMASEQRSSGDITISSEMIPPAIAPLA
- a CDS encoding PAS domain S-box protein, with product MSLKPPSHPPVFRSLFVGALITAVAVTVRWLLNPWLGERLSLVTLFPAVAAGVWIAGYRAGLVPAIAGYVLCDVLFMTGNWPSPQKAVSLATYAAAVSFVIAAGESMRRHRALAEARKNLLQVTLESIGDGVITTDAGGKVMYLNSVATKLTGWSVDDARGHLVTDVFSIINESSRDLVPNPVLRALEEKKVVGLANHSLLLSKHGVETPIDDSAAPIGDGLGRLLGGVLIFRDISERRATEAKQRQSEQRHRFLAELAMATQHLSDEDEIMFKSARMLAVFMEVDRCAYAVVENEAVFDITGDFGPTVPSIVGRWDVAAFGPACVERMLANEPYVVQDADTDPRVDGFREAYRATQIRSVICVPLHKGGKFTAAMAVHQTTPRCWTQADIEVVTIVVNRCWESLERARSNRGLEKAAERLSLALAAAQLGDWSWDANTDVVDLSPRAAEIFGLASGRSITWSAMQELLNPNDSIVAARKVNEAIADRSQYEAEYRVQRGGSEVWVAAKGRATYDEEGNATGMFGVVKDVTARKEMESTLQQKAMALAAADRQKDDFIALLSHELRNPLAPVRTGLELLREGECDAERLEKVRSMMERQLNHMVRLVDDLLDVSRITRNKLSLDLGPVELSNTIELASEAVRPALQALEQRITLDLPDQPVWVWGDATRLSQVFGNVIANASKFSPRGSDIEVVAQLKGSDVAVTIKDHGVGIDPDDLPKVFNIFAQAERSKSASKEGLGLGLHLARSLMQLQNGVLEAASAGLGQGSEFTVRMPLLGDQEDRQDPSPRMREQAPLKGRKVLVVDDNADALESLAMLLEMIGAEVIRATGGEMAIELAERGRPEVILMDVGMPGVDGLQAAKAIRSSSPQNSPVIIALTGWGRLADRKATRDAGFDGHVVKPVKLDDLEALILPLLGPI
- a CDS encoding DUF3606 domain-containing protein; translation: MSDDKSKTGGPDRQRINTSEEYEVQDWSKKFGVTTDQLKDAVDKVGPMADDVRRELGK